A region of the bacterium genome:
TACCGCTCCCCGATCTGTCCGTAGAAGGCGTCGACGCTCGGCCCCCGCACCGCCAGTTTCCCCGCGGAGTAGCCGCCGTCGACGCAGAGCACCTGTCCGGTGACGAACCGCGCCCGGTCGGACGCGAAGAACAGCACCGCGTCGGCGATCTCATCCGGCGTCGCGAGCCGGCCGAGCGGCACCTGGGTGATGAAGGCGCGCTGATACTCGGGGGTCTGCGTCGACCGCGAGAGCCCGGCAATGTCGGTCAGGCCGGGGGAGACGACGTTGACCGTGACCCCGTGGCGTCCCATCTCCATCGCCATGACGTGCGCGAGCTGGATCTCGCCCGCCTTCGACGCGGCATGAGGGCCGCCCGTGACGCGGGCGTTGTTCCCGGAGGTCGAGCCGATCAAGATGATGCGGCCGCCCCCGCCCTGCGCGATCAACCGGCGGCCCACCGCCCGGCTCAACAAGAAGGCGCCCCGCAGCTGCACGTCGACCTGCAGATCCCACTCGTCGTCGGTGAGGTCCACGATCTCCTTGTGCACGCCCACCCCGGCGCCGTGGATGAGGATGTCCACCCGCCCGCATTCGTCTGCGACGCGATCCACCATCGCGTTCACCTGGGCGCCGTCGCGGACGTCGGTGCGGATGAAGCGGACGTCGCCGCCCCGCCCGGCCAGGTCCCGGACCCGTGTTGCGGCGCGCTCCTCGTCGATGTCGGCGATCACCCCGCGGGCGCCCGCCTCGACGAACCGGCGCAGGATCACGCTGCCGATCCCCTGCGCCGCCCCGGACACGACCACGACCCTTCCCGAAAACTCGTCCATCTCACCCTCCCCGGTGAAACGCATCGGCCGGCACCGCGGCGGCCCCGAAGCCGCCCGGATTCATCGGTGCGATCCGCGGTTTATTCGCCGATTCGATTCTTGAACCCGGCGCCGTCGACGAGCGTCCCGCACCGGATCACCGTGGAAG
Encoded here:
- a CDS encoding SDR family oxidoreductase, with protein sequence MDEFSGRVVVVSGAAQGIGSVILRRFVEAGARGVIADIDEERAATRVRDLAGRGGDVRFIRTDVRDGAQVNAMVDRVADECGRVDILIHGAGVGVHKEIVDLTDDEWDLQVDVQLRGAFLLSRAVGRRLIAQGGGGRIILIGSTSGNNARVTGGPHAASKAGEIQLAHVMAMEMGRHGVTVNVVSPGLTDIAGLSRSTQTPEYQRAFITQVPLGRLATPDEIADAVLFFASDRARFVTGQVLCVDGGYSAGKLAVRGPSVDAFYGQIGER